The sequence ATgtccagggaccccccccccacgtaGGCGCCCCCCATTTAGGCGCTCCAGGCGTCCCCCAATTCCCCTACAACCGACGGAGAAGACTCTTGGCttcccccccctcacctccccgGACTCCATTTCCCAGCGCGCCCCCACAAGATGGCGCCGCCCCCACAAGATGGCGCCGCCCACGCCCCCATTTTCCCGCCCAGCggccaggccacgcccccttcccgCCCACTGCGGGCGCCTGCGTGCTGCGTAACGGCGGCCCCCATTTGTCTGCGCTTGGTTCGCTCCGCGCATGCGCAGTGCGCTTCgttccccccccctttctgtGGGCAGGGCTGTACCATTGTgaggggcgagggggggggacagcggaCGGGGCCACTTgtaggggaccccccccgactatttgggggggggggtcggggggggcggCACCGACGCCTGGGTCCGCGGGCTGGTGagtggggggggcacggggatttgtttttgtttttgttttttttttttttcttgcggGGTGGGGACTGAGGGGACGTGGGGTCCTTGGGAGCCCGGagccattttgggggggtcactgaggggaaagggggggggtcctatggcACTGGGAGGCATTTTTGGGGGTGTTTCTGAGGGGAAAGTGGGGTCCCCGGGTACCTGGAggcatttttgggggggacaccgAGGGGAAAGGGGGGTCCCCGGGTACCTGgagtggttttgggggggtcactggggggaaaggggggtcCCCGGCCACTTGGGAGCCTTTTTGGGGGTGTTTCTGAGGGGAAAGTTGGGTCCCCAGGTACCTGGAGGAATTTTGGGGGTGTTTCTGAGGGGAAAGTGAGGTCCCCGGGTACCTGGaggaattttgggggggacagtgaggggaaaggggggtcCCATGGCACTTGGAGGCATTTTTGGGGGTGTTtctgaggggaaaggggggttCTAGGGCACCTGGGTCCGTTTTTGGGGTACAACTGAGGGGAAAAGTGTGTCCCTGGGCACTCAGGTCCGttttgggggggacactgggggaaaaggggggtcCTAGGACACTTGGGAGCCTTTTTGGGGGTGTTTCTGAGGGGAAAGTTGGGTCCCCGGGTACCTGgaggcattttggggggaaaagggggaccCTGAATACTTGGGTCTGTTTTGGGGTAATAGTGAGGGAAAAAGGGGGGCTCCCCAGCTATTAGGATCCATTTTGGGGTGtgaatgaggaggaaaaagggggtTTTGGACACTTGGATCCATTTTGGGGTGTagatggggggaaaaggggggccCTTGGGCAACTCGTTGCCATATGGCTGGGGGAAAAGGGGCTCCCCAAAGTCCTGTGTCAGTTTTTGGGGTGCAAGTGAAGGAAAAGGGGAGTTCCTGAGGGCCTGGGTCCTTTTTGGGGCACAATTTGGGGGAAAGGGGGTTCCTGGAGGCATTTTGGAAGCAGAACcgaggggaaaaagggggtcCCTGGACACTTGGGTCTGTTTTTTGGGGTACGGCTGAGGGAAAAAGGGGGTCCCTCAATCCCTGGAGCCATTTTCGGGGCAGAACTGAGGGAAAAAAGGTGTTTCTCAGACCCTTGGGTGCTTTTTGGTGCAGAACTGTGGGAAAAAGGTGGTCCTAAAACCCTAGGGTGCATTTTTGGggcagaactgagacaaaaagggtGGCCCTGAGACCCTTGGGTGCATTTTTAGGGTAAAACTGAGGGGAAAAGGGGCTTCCTGAGACCTTTGGATCCGTTTTTGGGGCAGAACTGAGAGGAAAAGGGTGGTCCTGAAACCCTTGGGTGCATTTTTAGGGCAAAACCAGGGGAAAAAGGGGCTTCTTGAGACCTTTGGATCCATTTTTGGGGCAGAACTGAGAGGAAAAGGGTGGTCTTGAGACCCTTGGGTCCATTTTTGGGGCAGAACTGAGGGAAAAAGGGTGGTCCTGAGACCCTTGGGTGCGTTTTTAGGGCAAAActgaggggaaaaggggagTTCTGAGGCCCTTGGATCGATTTTTGGGgcaaaactgagagaaaaagaagggttCTGAGACCTTTGGGCAGTTTTTTGGGGCAGAAgtgaggggaaaatgggggTCCTGAGACCCTTGGATCCATTTTTTGGGTAGAACTGAGGGGAAAAGGGTTGTCCTGAGATCCTCGGATGCATTTTTAGGGGAAAACTGAGGGGAAAAGGGTGGTCCAAAGACCCCTGGGTGCATTTTTGGGTAGAActgaggggaaaaggggggtcCTAAGACCCTTGGGTGCATTTTTGGGGTAGAACTGACAGGAAAAGGGGTGTCCTGAGACCCTTGGGTGCATTTTGGGGGcaaaactgagaggaaaaggGGGATCTTGAGACACTTGGGTGCGTTTTTAGGGcaaaactgagaggaaaaggGGGATCCTGAGACATTTGGGTGCATTTCTAAGgcaaaactgagaagaaaagtgTTCCCCAAACGCCTCGCTGCTTATTTTTTAgtgaccccccaccccaattgACCCCCGCGGACCTCAATATCAgcacccccagcgcccccaaccccccccaaaaatccccttttaacccttttttcccccctccaggCGATGCTACGGCGAGTTTTGggggccccccggggccccccggcgctgcccccccgccccgcgtcCCGCTCGGCCGCCGACCAGCACCCCCCGGACCTGGCCCGGGAGCGCTCCAAAACCGTCACCTCCTTCTACCACCAGCCCGCCATCGACACCGCCGCCGAGAAGGTTGGCTTTTGGGGGATTTtaaagggtttttttggggggctgaaggggttttttggggggttctgtgacgccctcccccccccccgtccctcgCAGCCCTCGGTGCGCCTGACGCCGACCACCATGCTGTACTCGGGGCGCTCGCAGGACGGCAGCCATATTCTGGTgagggggggtttggggacacgggggggctttgggggcgtggggacaAGCGGGTTTGGGGACCTGGTGGCGTTGGGGACCGAGATATCCCAATGGGAGGTGGCTTTGGGGACCCGGTGGCTTTGGGGTCTGAGGTGTCCAAGTGGCTTTGGGGACTTTGTGGCTTGGTGGGAGGGGATCCaggtggctttggggacagggacaagtgggtttggggtcacaggtggctttggggacagggggacaagCGGGTTTGGGGACTTTGGTGACTTTGGGGACCGAGATATCCCGGTGGGAGGTGGCTTTGGGGACCCGGTGGCTTGGTGGGAGGGGACCCAAGTGGCTTTGGGGACTTTGTGGCTCGGTGGGAGGGGACCCaggtggctttggggacaggaacaagtgggtttggggtcacaggtggctttggggacatggggacaagaGGGTTTGGGGACTTTGGTGGCTTTGGGGACCAAGATATCCCAGTGGGAGGTGGCTTTGGGGACTTTGTGGCTCGGTGGGAGGGGACCCaggtggctttggggacagggacaagcgGGTTTGGGGTCACAGGTGGCtttagggacatggggacaagcGGGTTTGGGGATctggtggctttggggacagggggacaagCGGGTTTGGGGACTTTGGTGACTTTGGGGACCGAGATATCCCGGTGGGAGGTGGCTTTGGGGACCCGGTGGCTTGGTGGGAGGGGACCCAAGCGGCTTTGGGGACAGGAACaagtgggttttggggtcacaGGTggcattggggacatggggacagcgGGTTTGGGGACCTGGTGGCTTTGGGGACCGAGATATCCCAATGGGAGGTGGCTTTGGGGACCCGGTGGCTTTGGGGACCCGGTGGCTTTGGGGTCTGAGGTGTCCAAGTGGCTTTGGGGACTTTGTGGCTTGGTGGGAGGGTTCCaggtggctttggggacagggacgagtgggtttggggtcacaggtggctttggggacatggggacaagggggtttggggtcacaGGTGGctttggggacgtggggacaagCGGGTTTGGGGACCTGGTGGCTTCGGGGACAGAGGTTTCGAGTAGGTTTTGGGGACCTGGTGGCTTTGGGGGCCGAGATACCCGGACAGGAGGTGGCTTTGGGGACTTGGTGGCTCGGTGGGAGGCTTCCGGGTGGCTTTGGGGACTCGGCGGCCTTGGGGACAGCGTGACGTCGGGGGTCTTGGTGGCTCCGGTGTCCCCGCAGAAGAGCGCCCGctacctgcagcaggagctgcccgtGCGCATCGCCCACCGCATCAAGGGCTTCCGCAGCCTGCCCTTCATCATCGGCTGCAACCCCACCATCCTCCACGTGGTGAGGACCTCTTGGGGACGcggtggccctgctggggacacgttggggacgttggggacacgttggggacgcggtggccctgctggggacacgctggggacgtggggggggggggggcgcaagCGGTCGGTTCCTGGTGGGGCGGGGCCCCCGAGCGGGCGttttggggacgtttgggggCACCGAgaggggacctgggggggggttggggacacagggggggggttggggacacagggggggggttggggacattgaggggggtttggggacatcgggggggttggggacacgggggttttggggacattggggggggttttggggacacgggggccgTCGTGGTGACGCCCGTCCCTGCCCCGCAGCATGAGCTCTACATTCGCGCCTTCCAGAAGCTCAGCGAGTTCCCGCCCGTgagtgtcaccccccccccccgtgtcaccccccccgtccccgtgtcaccccccttgtccccgtgtcaccccccgtccccgtgtcaCCTCGTCCCCGTGTCACCTCGTCCCCATGTCACCCCATTTTtgtgtccccttgtccccatgtccccctgtccccctgtcacCCCATTtttgtgtccccgtgtccccctgtccccatgtccctccccaccccatttttACGTCCCCGCGCCCCCACGTTACTCCACGCTCTCGTCCCCTTATCCCTCCAAATTCTTGTCaccccctccccgtgtccccttgtccccaatgtccccccgcgtccccccgcgtccccccgtgtcaccccgtgccaccccctgtccccagatCCAGGCGCGGGGGGACGAGGAGCGCTACTGCTCGCTGCTGcgccagctgctggaggaccACAAGGACGTGGTGACGCTGCTGGCCGAGGGGCTGCGCGAGTGCCGGCGCCACATCCAGGTACGGGGACAGCGGGGCGGCCCTAAAAGGTCCTGGCCCCAAAAttttgggggcttggggacatcggggtggCCCTAAAAGGTCCTGGCCCCAAAAttttgggggcttggggacatcaGGGTGGTCCTAAAAGGTCCTGGACCCAGAAttttgggggcttggggacatcggggtggCCCTAAAAGGTCCTGGCCCTAAAATTTTGGGTgcttggggacatcggggtggCCCTAAAAGGTCCTGGCCCCAAAAttttgggggcttggggacatgggggtggcCCTAAAAGGTCTTGGCCACAAatttggggcatttggggacatcggggtggCCCTCAAAGGTCCTGGCCCCAAAAttttgggggcttggggacatgaGGGTGGCCCTAAAAGGTCCTGGCCCCAAAATTTTGGCggcttggggacatcggggtggCCCTAAAAGGTCCTGGCCCCAAAAttttgggggcttggggacatcggggtggCCCTAAAAGGTCCTGGACCCAGAAttttgggggcttggggacatcggggtggCCCTAAAAGGTCCTGGCCCTAAAAttttgggggcttggggacatcggggtggCCCTAAAAGGTCCTGGCCCCAAAAttttgggggcttggggacatgggggtggcCCTAAAAGGTCTTGGCCACAAatttggggcatttggggacattggggtggcCCTCAAAGGTCCTGGCCCCAAAAttttgggggcttggggacatcggggtggCCCTAAAATGGTCCTGGACCCGAAGTTTGGGGTtcttggggacatcggggtggCCCTAAAAGGTCCTGGCCCCAGAAttttgggggcttggggacatcggggtggCCCTAAAAGGTCCTGGACCCAGAAttttgggggcttggggacatcggggtggCCCTAAAAGGTCCTGGCCCCAAAAttttgggggcttggggacatcggggtggCCCTAAAAGGTCCTGGCCCCAAAAttttgggggcttggggacatgggggtggcCCTAAAAGGTCTTGGCCACAAatttggggcatttggggacattggggtggcCCTCAAAGGTCCTGGCCCCAAAAttttgggggcttggggacatcggggtggCCCTAAAATGGTCCTGGACCCAAAGTTTGGGGTTCTTGGGGACATGGGAGTGGCCCTAAACGCTCCTGTCCCTAAATTTGGGGTGCTTGGGGCCATCCGGGTGGCCCCAAACTTGGCATCCCCAAATTCTGGGTCCTTTGGGGACATGAGGGGACTTCGGGGCGACCCCAAATGCTCCTGTCCCTAAATTTGGGGTGCTTGGGGCCATCGGGGTGACCCCAAACTCGGTGTCCCCAAATTCTGGGTCCCTTGGGGACACGAGGGGACTTCGGGGTGACCCCAAACCCTCCTGTCCCCAAATTTGGGGTGCTTGGGGCCATCGGGGTGACCCCAAACACTCGTGTCCCTAAATTTGGGGTGCTTGGGGCCATCGGGGTGACCTCAAGCGCTCCTGTCCCCAAATTCTGGGTCCCTTGGGGCACGGGGGGCCATCGGGGTGACCCCAAGCGCTCCTGTCCCCAAATTCGGGGTGCCGGGGGCCATCGGGGCGCCCCCCAACCTCTGCGCCCCGCAGGACGAGCGGCTGCTGCGCCCCTTCCTGGACAAGACGCTGACGTCGCGGCTGGGCATGCGCATGCTGGCCTCCCACCACCTGGCCCTCCACGAGGACAAGGTACGGGGACGGCGCCTATAGGATCCGgagggggcgccccccccccaccgcggCGTGCGTGTCcgccccccgaaccccccccgttgtcccccaaaatccctcacCGCCGTAAAATTCTGCCCAGCCCGACTTCGTGGGGATCATCTGCACCCGCCTGTCCCCCAAGAAGATCGTCGAGAAGTGGGTCGACTTCGCCCGGTGAGggggggaccctatagggggctataggggctccggaggggctcggggggggcctTACGGGCTTGTGGGGGTTCCTAGGGGGcggttatggggctgggagggttcttttggggtctctatggggctGTAGGGGCTCTTATGGGGGGTTTTGTAAGGCTATAGGGATTATGCAGGGCCCCTATAGGGCCATATGGATCTTTATGGGGCTATAGGTGTTCGTATgagggtccctatggggctaTAGGGGTTCCtaggggggggttatggggctgggagggttcttttggggtctctgtggggctgTAGGGGCTCTTATGAAGGGCTTTGTAGGGCTATAGGGGTCGTGCAGGGCCCCTATAGGGCCATATGGGTCTATATAGGGCTACAGGTGTTCCTATaagggtccctatggggctaTAGGTTTTCCTATaagggtccctatggggctaTAGGTGTTCCTATaagggtccctatggggctaTAGGGGTTGCTAGAgcggggttatggggctgggagggttcttttggggtctctgtggggctgTAGGGGCTCTTATGGAGGGTTTTGTAGGGCTATAGGGGTCGTGCAGGGCCCCTACAGAGCCATATGGGTTTATATGGGGCTATAGGTTTTCGTATgagggtccctatggggctgtaggggttcctggggggggttatggggctgggagggtttttttggggtctctatggggctATAGGGGCTTTTATGAAGGGTTTTGTAAGGCTATAGGGGTCTTTACGGGGCCCCTATAGGGCCATATGGGTCTTTAGGGGGCTATGGTGTTCCTATgagggtccctatggggctaTAGGGGTTGCTagaggggggttatggggctgggagggttcttttggggtctctgtggggctATAGGGGCTCTTATGGAGGGTTTTGTAGGGCTATAGGGGTCGTGCAGGGCCCCTATAGGGCCATATGGATCTATATAGGGCTACAGGTGTTCCTATaagggtccctatggggctaTAGGTGTTCCTATaagggtccctatggggctaTAGGGGTTCCtaggggggggttatggggctgggagggttcttttggggtctctatggggctATAGGGGCTTTTATGAAGGGTTTTGTGAGGCTATAGGGGTCGTGAAGAGCCCCTATAGGGCCATATGGGGCTATAGGTGTTCCTATgagggtccctatggggctaTAGGGGTTGCTagaggggggttatggggctgggagggttcttttggggtctctgtggggctgTAGGGGCTCTTATGGAGGGTTTTGTAGGGCTATAGGGGTCTTTAGGGGGCCCCTATAGGGCCATATGGATCTATATAGGGCTACAGGTGTTCCTATaagggtccctatggggctaTAGGTGTTCCTATaagggtccctatggggctaTAGGGGTTCCTAGAGGCGGGTTATGGGGCTGGCAGAGTTcttttggggtccctatggggctgtAGGGGCTCTTATGAAGGGTTTTGTGAGGCTACAGGGGTCGTGCCCGGCCCCTGTAGGGCCATATGGGTCTTTATGGGGCTATAGGTGTTCGTATgagggtccctatggggctgtAGGGGTTCctgggggaggttatggggctgggagggttcttttggggtctctatggggctGTAGGGGCTCTTATGGAGGGTTTTGTAGGGCTATAGGGGTCGTGAAGGGTCCCTATAGGGCCATATGGGGCTATAGGTGTTCGTATgagggtccctatggggctaTAGGGGTTGCTAGAGCAGGGTTATGGGGCTGGCAGGGTTCTtttggggtctctatggggctATAGGGGCTCTTAGAAAGGGTTTTGTAAGGCTATAGGGGTCATGCAGGGC comes from Anser cygnoides isolate HZ-2024a breed goose chromosome 28, Taihu_goose_T2T_genome, whole genome shotgun sequence and encodes:
- the BCKDK gene encoding branched-chain alpha-ketoacid dehydrogenase kinase isoform X2, with the translated sequence MLRRVLGAPRGPPALPPRPASRSAADQHPPDLARERSKTVTSFYHQPAIDTAAEKKSARYLQQELPVRIAHRIKGFRSLPFIIGCNPTILHVHELYIRAFQKLSEFPPIQARGDEERYCSLLRQLLEDHKDVVTLLAEGLRECRRHIQDERLLRPFLDKTLTSRLGMRMLASHHLALHEDKPDFVGIICTRLSPKKIVEKWVDFARRLCEHQYGNAPRVRVNGHVAARFPFIPLPLDYILPELLKNAMRATMESHLDTPYNVPDIVVTIANNDIDIVIRISDRGGGIPHDLLDKVTEYHFSTAEASAQDPRLGGPFRNLLDLSHGAQACPMHGFGFGLPTSRAYAEYLGGSLCLQSLQGVGTDVYLRLRHIDGKGESFRI
- the BCKDK gene encoding branched-chain alpha-ketoacid dehydrogenase kinase isoform X3; translated protein: MLRRVLGAPRGPPALPPRPASRSAADQHPPDLARERSKTVTSFYHQPAIDTAAEKPSVRLTPTTMLYSGRSQDGSHILKSARYLQQELPVRIAHRIKGFRSLPFIIGCNPTILHVHELYIRAFQKLSEFPPIQARGDEERYCSLLRQLLEDHKDVVTLLAEGLRECRRHIQDERLLRPFLDKTLTSRLGMRMLASHHLALHEDKPDFVGIICTRLSPKKIVEKWVDFARATMESHLDTPYNVPDIVVTIANNDIDIVIRISDRGGGIPHDLLDKVTEYHFSTAEASAQDPRLGGPFRNLLDLSHGAQACPMHGFGFGLPTSRAYAEYLGGSLCLQSLQGVGTDVYLRLRHIDGKGESFRI
- the BCKDK gene encoding branched-chain alpha-ketoacid dehydrogenase kinase isoform X1; protein product: MLRRVLGAPRGPPALPPRPASRSAADQHPPDLARERSKTVTSFYHQPAIDTAAEKPSVRLTPTTMLYSGRSQDGSHILKSARYLQQELPVRIAHRIKGFRSLPFIIGCNPTILHVHELYIRAFQKLSEFPPIQARGDEERYCSLLRQLLEDHKDVVTLLAEGLRECRRHIQDERLLRPFLDKTLTSRLGMRMLASHHLALHEDKPDFVGIICTRLSPKKIVEKWVDFARRLCEHQYGNAPRVRVNGHVAARFPFIPLPLDYILPELLKNAMRATMESHLDTPYNVPDIVVTIANNDIDIVIRISDRGGGIPHDLLDKVTEYHFSTAEASAQDPRLGGPFRNLLDLSHGAQACPMHGFGFGLPTSRAYAEYLGGSLCLQSLQGVGTDVYLRLRHIDGKGESFRI